From the genome of Streptacidiphilus sp. PB12-B1b:
CCGGGCCGCAGGGCGCCACCGGGGGCTACGAGATCACCCTCGCCTCCGGCAGCAACCACCTCACCATCGCCTGACGCCGGCCGTACCCCGGCGCCACCCGCACCTGCTCCGCCGGCCGGGCCGTCGGTCCGGCCGGAACCGGCACCACCCTCTCGACAGGACACCAGCATGAGCACCGCACCCCTCCACGTCATCATCATCGGCGCCGGCTACGGCGGCCTGACCCTCGCGCACGGGCTGCGCCGGGCCGGCATCTCCTTCGCGGTGTACGAGAAGCAGCGCAGCCGCACCGACGGCCTCTACGGCTACCGGGTCGGCATCGACCCCACCGGCAACCGGGCGCTCAAGGAGTGCCTGCCGCCCGAGCTGTTCGAGACCTTCCTGGCCACCTGCGCCCGCACGCCCCGGTACTTCAACGTGCTGACCGAGAAGAAGAAGAAGACCGCCGCCATCCCGCTGCGCGGCGACGCCGACCTCATCAACTCCGAGCGCTCCGTCTCCCGGCAGACCCTGCGCCAGCTGCTGCTCACCGGGCTGACCGACCAGGTGCACTTCAACAAGGAGTTCACCCATTACGAGCAGCAGGTGGACGGCACCGTCACGGCGTTCTTCGCCGACGGCAGCTCGGCCACCGGCGACGTCCTGGTCGCCGCGGACGGCGCGCACTCCGCGGTGCGCGCCCAGTACCTGCCGCACGCGGTGCTCAAGCCCGCGGGGATCATCACCATCGGCGCCAAGGTCCCGATGAGCCGGGAGGCGCTGGAACTGCTGCCCTACGAGTCGCAGCAGGGCCTGTCCCTGGTCTTCGCCCCCAAGGGCTTCATGTGCATCTGGCACGTGATGGAGTTCAAGTGGGACGAGCGGGGCGGCATCAAGGACAGCGTCGCCGGGAACGACGCCGAACTGCTCAAGGCCTGGCCGGGCATGCTCTTCGACAACACCAGGGACTACATCTCCTGGGGGCTGTGGGCCTCCGACGACAAGTTCCCGGAGAACGTGATGGAGCTGCGCGGCCAGCAACTGGTCGACCTGGCCCTGGAACTGACCCCCAACTGGCACAAGGACTTCCGGCGCCTGTTCGAAATGGCCGACCCGACCACCGCGTTCCCGCTCCGGATCGCCACCTCGGAGCCGGTCCCGGCCTGGAAGACCAGCACCATCACCCTGCTCGGCGACGCCATCCACACCATGACGCCCGGCCAGGGCGTGGGGGCGAACACCTCGCTGCGGGACGCCATGCTGCTCTCCCGGGCGCTGACCTCGGTGCGGGCCGACCGGGTGGACCTGATCCCGGCCATCGCCGGCTACGAGGCGGAGATGATCCCCTACGGCTTCGCCAGGGTCGCCGACTCCCTCGCCGAGAACGGCACCTCCGGCAACGACCCGCTGCACAAGCCGGTCATCGGCCGTGCGGTGCTCGGCGCCAGCAGGGCCTACTTCAAGGCGGTCGACAAGATTCCGTCGCTGCAGCGGAAGTTCCTCGACGACCTCTACACCTACCGGGGTGCGGAGGAGAGCGTCTGATCCGGCGCGGCAGTCGCACGGGCCGCGGGCCCGGTCCGGTCAGTCCCTGGCCGGGCCGGGTCCGTCCTCCATGTCGGAGGCGGCGCCCGGGGCGCTGGACGGCGGCAGCAGCCGGATCAGCAGCAGGGCGACCAGGAACGCGGCCACCGGGTACCAGAGGCCGGTGCCGGCGGCGTCCCCGAAGTCCGTCCGCAGCGCGGTCGTGACCGAGCGGGCCACCAGCGGTTCCGCCGCCGGACCGGCCAGGCAGTCGGCCGGGAGCCGGTAGGGGTCGAGCGAGTCGGCCCGGTCGTGCACACAGCGGTCGAAGGCGGCGCCGTCGGCGGCGGCCGGTCCGGGCGCGACGCCCGCCGAGCGCAGCGCGGCGCCGAGCCGCGGCTGCTCGGCCCGGGCGTGGGCGGCGCCGCCGGCCGCGACCTGGCCGAAGAAGATCAGCCCGATCACGCCGATGCCGATCGCCGAGGACAGGTACACCACGGCGTTGGCCACGCCCGCGCCGCCGCCCGCGTCACGGCGCGGGATGCCGGACAGCACCAGGTCGATCAGGATCGGCACCACCAGGCCCAGGCCCAGGCCGATCACCGTCAGCCAGCCGAAGAGCGGCCAGAACCGGAGGTCGTCATGGGCCATGGAGCGGCCGAGCGCGGCCGAGCCGACCGCCACCACCAGGCACCCGGCGGTCAGCAGGCGGCGGCCGAACCTCTGCGCCAGCCCGACCACCGGCCCGCCCAGCAGGCCCAGGCCCAGCACCCAGCCGATGGTCGCCTCGCCGGTGCGCAGCGCGGGCCAGCCCAGGCCCACCTGGGTCTCCCAGATCACGATCATCTGCTCGGCGCAGATGCCGGAGTACACCAGCAGCAGCAGGGCGATCCCGGCCATGAAGACCCGGCTGCGGAACAGCGTGGGCGGCACCAGCGCCGCAGGCCCCGTCCGGTGCTGGTGCCGGACGAAGAGCAGCCCGGTCGGCAGGGCGGCGACCAGGGCGGCGATCAT
Proteins encoded in this window:
- a CDS encoding NAD(P)/FAD-dependent oxidoreductase: MSTAPLHVIIIGAGYGGLTLAHGLRRAGISFAVYEKQRSRTDGLYGYRVGIDPTGNRALKECLPPELFETFLATCARTPRYFNVLTEKKKKTAAIPLRGDADLINSERSVSRQTLRQLLLTGLTDQVHFNKEFTHYEQQVDGTVTAFFADGSSATGDVLVAADGAHSAVRAQYLPHAVLKPAGIITIGAKVPMSREALELLPYESQQGLSLVFAPKGFMCIWHVMEFKWDERGGIKDSVAGNDAELLKAWPGMLFDNTRDYISWGLWASDDKFPENVMELRGQQLVDLALELTPNWHKDFRRLFEMADPTTAFPLRIATSEPVPAWKTSTITLLGDAIHTMTPGQGVGANTSLRDAMLLSRALTSVRADRVDLIPAIAGYEAEMIPYGFARVADSLAENGTSGNDPLHKPVIGRAVLGASRAYFKAVDKIPSLQRKFLDDLYTYRGAEESV
- a CDS encoding MFS transporter, whose amino-acid sequence is MSTTATSTTLGSEELSPRRAWCTFAVVLFASFMDMIDLGIVSVAVPSVQRSLHADYDTAQWFVAAYALAFAVMLIPGGRLGDLYGRKRVFQIGVTGFTLTSAACALAPSAGALIAARFVQGGFGALMVPQVLAVLQVLFPAARRGPALAAYGTVLNLAQLSGPVLGGVLTTDNVFGLGWRAIFLVNVPVGILVVAGTALLLPEYRSDRGAGLDPVGVLLVALLSVLVIYPLQQGRAAGWPVWMIAALVAALPTGLLFVRHQHRTGPAALVPPTLFRSRVFMAGIALLLLVYSGICAEQMIVIWETQVGLGWPALRTGEATIGWVLGLGLLGGPVVGLAQRFGRRLLTAGCLVVAVGSAALGRSMAHDDLRFWPLFGWLTVIGLGLGLVVPILIDLVLSGIPRRDAGGGAGVANAVVYLSSAIGIGVIGLIFFGQVAAGGAAHARAEQPRLGAALRSAGVAPGPAAADGAAFDRCVHDRADSLDPYRLPADCLAGPAAEPLVARSVTTALRTDFGDAAGTGLWYPVAAFLVALLLIRLLPPSSAPGAASDMEDGPGPARD